The proteins below are encoded in one region of Paenibacillus sp. YYML68:
- a CDS encoding YwmB family TATA-box binding protein yields the protein MTKRSMMAAVLAMVLVISVWAAVQVQASARAEGAHEDTKKLLAAAREAFGQDAAVRLTLKKTGPIQVNDMEHVGGLLLLGEKWGEQLGLTAAGEGGEQSGHPVYRQSGALTEELRGCMQTLLLTELQPGELYGIVKLECESFPLERSDAVVALQARVDEAMAGLGWQASWNVMIQGELDGRELERGQEPEHGQEHKQEHEAEAILGAVAAKLGGSELERYEDVGTVSVSYGSQELRGYASSGANKLSFQTAQHRDSRTGKSRLTIGAPLITTEY from the coding sequence ATGACGAAGCGTTCGATGATGGCGGCTGTGCTGGCTATGGTGCTCGTAATTAGTGTGTGGGCGGCGGTACAGGTACAAGCCTCGGCTCGTGCAGAGGGAGCACATGAGGATACGAAGAAGCTGCTGGCGGCTGCGAGAGAGGCATTCGGTCAAGACGCCGCTGTCAGGCTGACGCTGAAGAAGACCGGTCCCATTCAGGTGAACGATATGGAGCATGTGGGAGGACTGCTGTTATTAGGTGAGAAATGGGGGGAGCAGCTCGGCCTAACAGCAGCTGGCGAAGGGGGTGAGCAGTCCGGACATCCGGTATACCGCCAGAGCGGTGCGCTGACAGAGGAGCTGCGCGGCTGCATGCAGACGCTGCTGCTGACCGAGCTGCAGCCAGGTGAGCTGTACGGCATCGTGAAGCTGGAGTGCGAGTCGTTCCCGCTGGAGCGGTCGGACGCGGTCGTGGCACTACAAGCGCGGGTGGATGAGGCGATGGCCGGACTTGGCTGGCAGGCGAGCTGGAACGTGATGATCCAGGGAGAGCTGGATGGCCGCGAGCTGGAGCGTGGACAGGAGCCAGAGCATGGGCAGGAGCACAAGCAAGAGCACGAGGCTGAGGCGATCTTAGGCGCGGTTGCCGCCAAGCTTGGCGGTAGCGAGCTTGAGCGCTATGAGGACGTCGGAACGGTCAGCGTCTCCTACGGGTCGCAGGAGCTGCGGGGCTACGCGAGCAGCGGGGCGAATAAGCTGAGCTTCCAGACGGCGCAGCATCGCGATTCGCGGACAGGCAAGAGCAGGCTGACGATCGGAGCACCGCTTATTACAACGGAGTATTGA
- the fliD gene encoding flagellar filament capping protein FliD encodes MFITPISNAFRSYEVHTQWVALDQAKQARAVGPVRSKQPGLPIMPELTYKHDHFAKQTAQELSGVIDKGEQLKQAAQAAAKRTPTDDAQLAETAEQVVQSYNKLASALSEAGPLLRPAAKKLGAKLSDETLRDIGIERQQDGTLQVDQQRLREAVSDSPEQAKELLQGPNGLLAQLVDAAESFSSSSAASLIDTSHAAYRSHTNYTASAVYGLQTYLASPMRGTLLDVLM; translated from the coding sequence ATGTTCATTACACCGATCAGTAACGCATTCCGTTCGTATGAGGTGCACACGCAATGGGTAGCCCTCGACCAGGCGAAGCAGGCTCGGGCCGTCGGACCTGTACGCTCGAAGCAGCCCGGACTGCCGATCATGCCAGAGCTGACCTACAAGCACGATCACTTCGCCAAGCAGACCGCTCAAGAGCTGTCCGGCGTTATAGATAAAGGCGAGCAGCTGAAGCAAGCCGCTCAAGCTGCAGCCAAGCGCACACCAACGGACGACGCCCAGCTAGCCGAGACTGCCGAGCAGGTCGTTCAGAGCTACAACAAGCTCGCTTCCGCTCTATCGGAAGCCGGTCCGCTCCTGCGCCCAGCGGCGAAGAAGCTAGGTGCTAAGCTATCTGACGAGACGCTGCGCGATATCGGCATTGAGCGGCAGCAGGACGGCACGCTTCAAGTCGATCAACAGCGGCTGCGGGAGGCGGTAAGCGACTCGCCCGAGCAAGCCAAGGAGCTGCTTCAAGGACCGAACGGACTGCTTGCGCAGCTGGTCGATGCCGCTGAGTCGTTCAGCTCGTCATCCGCAGCTTCTCTGATCGACACGAGTCACGCTGCCTACCGTTCGCACACCAACTACACCGCAAGCGCCGTGTACGGCCTCCAGACGTATTTGGCCTCACCGATGCGCGGCACACTGCTGGATGTGCTCATGTAG
- a CDS encoding N-acetyltransferase gives MLRKRVPSKDDSVIFQLVEEELLPYARLTKPGLKLTRPELRKRLRRAETYVEVTAGRQAAGFITLKLDRERVTVDLLAVHPRYQGKGIGKRMMQLAERKAQVKGLKEAALWVDEANGKARMFYERLGYRPAYYDRNLRCMLMVKSLQSGILE, from the coding sequence ATGCTGCGCAAACGAGTACCATCGAAGGATGACAGCGTCATTTTTCAGCTAGTGGAGGAGGAGCTGCTTCCCTATGCGAGACTAACGAAGCCGGGCTTGAAGCTGACACGTCCGGAGCTGCGCAAGCGGCTAAGAAGAGCCGAGACGTATGTCGAGGTGACGGCAGGGCGGCAGGCGGCAGGGTTCATTACGCTGAAACTGGACCGGGAGCGGGTAACGGTCGATCTGCTGGCGGTGCATCCGAGATACCAAGGGAAGGGCATCGGCAAGCGGATGATGCAGCTGGCCGAGCGGAAGGCGCAGGTGAAGGGGCTGAAGGAAGCGGCGCTGTGGGTCGATGAGGCGAACGGGAAGGCGAGAATGTTCTATGAGCGTCTTGGCTATCGTCCGGCTTACTACGACCGTAACTTGAGATGTATGCTGATGGTGAAGAGCTTGCAGAGCGGTATACTTGAATAG